The proteins below are encoded in one region of Reichenbachiella sp. 5M10:
- a CDS encoding peptidyl-prolyl cis-trans isomerase — protein sequence MLRHSSSHILILVLALLFGGCDKWYAPLEEEEEVKRTPIARVNDIYLYQDDIEGLALSGIESRDSVQMVEKYVDSWIRKQLTISRASTEIDFDEANIERKVLDYRYALMVHEFEKYYVNQRLDKEISEEEIKTYYEEKFENFVLRQNIIRCLYAVVPAEAPQIDNFRKLIRSYPQTDLEEIQSYCYRFAKQSSLETEMWLNFDEVIAATPFANVQDKVTFLKNNSYIESSDEENYYFIRLMDYKISNQISPLEYIHDDIESILINKKKVELRRELEEDLLKKGKENNEFEIY from the coding sequence TTGTTAAGACATTCTAGTAGTCATATTTTAATATTGGTTCTCGCCTTGTTGTTTGGGGGCTGTGACAAATGGTACGCGCCGCTCGAGGAAGAGGAGGAAGTGAAGCGTACGCCCATCGCTCGTGTCAATGATATCTACCTGTATCAGGATGATATCGAAGGTTTAGCTCTGAGTGGGATAGAGAGTAGAGACAGTGTGCAAATGGTGGAAAAATATGTCGATTCATGGATTAGGAAACAATTGACTATTTCTCGTGCTTCGACTGAGATTGATTTTGATGAAGCCAATATAGAACGCAAAGTACTCGATTACCGCTATGCGTTGATGGTTCATGAATTTGAGAAGTATTACGTTAACCAGCGTTTGGACAAAGAGATTTCGGAGGAAGAGATCAAGACTTACTACGAAGAGAAGTTTGAGAACTTCGTGTTGCGTCAAAACATCATTCGTTGCTTGTATGCTGTAGTTCCTGCAGAGGCTCCACAGATTGACAACTTTAGGAAACTCATTCGCTCTTACCCTCAGACAGACTTGGAGGAGATCCAGTCGTATTGCTACCGTTTTGCTAAGCAGTCCTCGCTTGAGACGGAGATGTGGTTGAATTTTGATGAGGTGATAGCCGCTACGCCTTTTGCCAATGTACAGGATAAGGTGACTTTTTTGAAGAACAATAGCTACATCGAGAGCTCGGATGAGGAGAATTATTACTTCATTCGCCTGATGGATTATAAAATTTCCAATCAAATATCGCCTTTGGAATACATCCATGATGATATAGAAAGCATTCTAATCAATAAGAAGAAGGTCGAGCTGCGAAGAGAACTGGAGGAGGACCTATTAAAGAAAGGAAAAGAGAATAATGAATTTGAGATATATTAA
- a CDS encoding peptidylprolyl isomerase, with amino-acid sequence MNLRYIKVCVVLVLCMMGSTAWAQQTDKGVVIDKVIAKVDDYIVLKSELEKGYIEFLSRGQMANGDVKCQILESLVINKMMVAKAEIDSVQVLDIQVEQNLDQRMSYFIQQIGSEEKLEEIYGKTVAQFREELFDQIKEQMIVQKMEGQISADVSITPAEVKTFFSKIPQDSLPYFSTEVTVGHLVKIPEPNDKRKDEVRLELLDIKERIESGIDFGVMAERYSMDPGSARQGGELGFFNRGELAPEFEAAALSMKPGEISDPVETQFGFHIIQLIERRGNTYNSRHILIIPAPTQQDIQDTKDFLDSLRTSVLRDSMRFDILAKEYSDDKQTSGNGGYFSDASGAMRISVEELDPTMFFTIDTMKVGEISKPFEYKMPDGKGAVRIVYYKAKVPPHQANLLEDYQKIRSAALANKRNGIMSKWFKGAQGEVYINIDEEYEYCRILVD; translated from the coding sequence ATGAATTTGAGATATATTAAAGTATGCGTGGTGCTGGTGCTGTGTATGATGGGCTCTACGGCTTGGGCGCAGCAGACTGACAAGGGAGTGGTGATCGACAAGGTCATTGCCAAGGTGGATGATTATATCGTGCTCAAATCTGAGTTAGAGAAGGGGTACATAGAGTTTCTGTCTCGGGGGCAAATGGCCAACGGAGACGTCAAATGCCAGATTCTGGAAAGTCTAGTCATCAATAAGATGATGGTCGCCAAGGCAGAGATAGATTCGGTACAGGTCTTGGATATACAGGTCGAGCAGAACCTAGATCAGAGGATGTCCTATTTCATCCAGCAGATAGGCTCGGAAGAAAAACTCGAAGAGATCTATGGCAAGACTGTGGCGCAGTTTAGAGAGGAGCTGTTTGATCAGATTAAAGAACAAATGATCGTACAGAAAATGGAAGGGCAAATCAGTGCAGATGTGAGTATTACACCTGCAGAGGTCAAGACTTTCTTTTCTAAAATCCCTCAAGATAGTTTACCGTACTTTTCTACAGAAGTGACCGTAGGACATCTTGTCAAGATCCCCGAGCCAAACGACAAGCGAAAAGACGAGGTGCGTTTGGAGCTATTGGATATCAAGGAACGTATCGAAAGTGGGATAGATTTTGGGGTCATGGCAGAGCGTTATTCGATGGATCCTGGGTCCGCCCGACAAGGGGGGGAACTGGGGTTTTTCAATCGTGGAGAGTTGGCACCTGAGTTTGAGGCTGCAGCCTTGAGTATGAAGCCAGGTGAAATTTCAGATCCTGTCGAGACTCAGTTCGGGTTTCACATAATTCAGTTGATCGAGCGACGAGGGAATACCTACAATTCTAGACATATTCTAATCATACCTGCTCCGACGCAGCAGGACATTCAAGACACCAAAGATTTTTTGGACAGTTTGAGGACTTCGGTATTGAGGGATAGTATGCGGTTTGATATCCTAGCTAAGGAATACTCGGATGATAAGCAGACAAGCGGGAATGGAGGCTATTTTAGTGACGCCTCTGGGGCGATGCGTATCTCTGTAGAAGAACTCGACCCTACGATGTTCTTCACCATCGACACGATGAAGGTCGGTGAGATATCGAAACCTTTCGAATACAAGATGCCAGATGGGAAAGGTGCGGTGAGAATAGTATATTACAAGGCAAAAGTGCCACCACATCAAGCCAATTTGTTGGAGGATTATCAAAAGATACGGTCTGCGGCATTGGCCAACAAGCGGAATGGGATCATGTCCAAATGGTTTAAGGGAGCACAAGGAGAAGTGTATATCAACATAGATGAAGAGTACGAGTATTGTCGTATTCTGGTAGATTGA